In Rhodococcus sp. OK302, one genomic interval encodes:
- a CDS encoding Na+/H+ antiporter subunit D: protein MTISHNLMGTLAPLPVLIPMLAAAATLVVGRRPRFQRVITLIALVAVVAVSGMLLYLADRDGTTAIQVGGWDSPIGITLVVDRLSAMMLVVSSIVLLAVMVYAIGQGIRDGSEAQPVSIFLPTYLALTAGISNAFLAGDLFNLYVGFEVLLSASFVLLTLGGSADRVRAGVSYVMVSMVSSLIFLAGIAFAYAATGTLNMADMALRFDDIPPGTRTAIFGVLLVAFGIKAAVFPLSAWLPDSYPTAPAPITAVFAGLLTKVGVYAIIRAHTLLFPQGELDNVLMICGLLTMVVGIMGAIAQSDIKRLLSFTLVSHIGYMIFGIALSTSAGLSGAIYYVAHHIIVQTTLFLVVGLIERQAGSSSLRRLGGLAAASPILAIVFLVPALNLGGIPPFSGFIGKVALLQAGTADASALAWVLVAGGTVTSLLTLYAVARVWTKAFWRARADAPEGDLADVSPSALIDESEEDIAFVDREDVGKIPAFMLIPTVGLVAVGLALTVFAGQIIDISDRAAKDLQDRSIYIEAVLGDHRPIPHSDITAEEPPR from the coding sequence ATGACCATTTCGCACAACCTCATGGGAACGCTCGCACCCTTGCCTGTCTTGATTCCGATGCTGGCCGCCGCCGCCACCCTCGTCGTCGGCCGACGCCCACGATTCCAGCGCGTCATCACCCTCATCGCGCTGGTCGCCGTAGTCGCGGTCTCCGGAATGCTGCTCTACCTGGCGGATCGTGACGGCACCACCGCCATCCAGGTGGGCGGCTGGGATTCCCCGATCGGCATCACTCTCGTCGTGGACCGCCTCTCGGCGATGATGCTGGTGGTGTCCTCGATTGTCCTGCTGGCCGTCATGGTCTACGCGATCGGTCAGGGTATCCGCGACGGCAGCGAAGCTCAGCCCGTCTCGATCTTCCTACCCACATATCTGGCGTTGACCGCCGGTATTTCCAACGCCTTCCTCGCCGGCGACCTCTTCAATCTGTACGTCGGTTTCGAAGTTCTGCTCTCGGCAAGCTTCGTGCTGCTCACCTTGGGCGGGAGTGCCGATCGCGTTCGAGCGGGCGTCTCGTACGTCATGGTCTCGATGGTGTCGTCGCTGATCTTCCTGGCCGGCATCGCCTTTGCGTACGCCGCGACGGGCACTCTCAACATGGCCGACATGGCCCTGCGTTTCGACGACATTCCGCCCGGCACCCGGACTGCGATCTTCGGTGTTCTGCTCGTCGCCTTCGGCATCAAGGCCGCAGTTTTCCCACTCTCGGCCTGGCTCCCGGACTCCTATCCGACAGCACCGGCACCGATCACCGCCGTCTTCGCCGGCCTCCTCACCAAAGTCGGTGTGTATGCGATCATTCGCGCGCACACTCTCCTGTTCCCGCAAGGTGAACTCGACAACGTCCTGATGATCTGTGGTTTGTTGACGATGGTGGTCGGCATCATGGGTGCCATAGCCCAGAGCGATATCAAACGACTCCTGTCGTTCACCCTGGTCAGCCACATCGGCTACATGATCTTCGGCATCGCTCTGTCGACATCCGCCGGCCTCTCCGGAGCCATCTACTACGTCGCGCACCACATCATCGTGCAGACGACGCTCTTCCTCGTTGTCGGACTGATCGAACGTCAAGCCGGCAGTTCGTCGCTACGACGCCTCGGCGGCTTGGCTGCGGCCAGCCCGATCCTGGCAATCGTGTTCCTGGTTCCCGCCCTCAATCTCGGTGGTATTCCGCCGTTCTCGGGCTTCATCGGCAAGGTCGCGCTCCTGCAAGCGGGCACCGCCGACGCCAGTGCACTCGCCTGGGTGCTTGTTGCCGGCGGCACCGTCACCAGCTTGCTGACGCTCTACGCCGTCGCCCGAGTCTGGACCAAAGCGTTCTGGCGCGCCCGCGCCGACGCCCCCGAAGGTGACCTCGCGGATGTCAGCCCGTCGGCGCTGATCGACGAATCCGAAGAAGACATCGCCTTCGTCGATCGTGAAGACGTCGGCAAGATTCCCGCGTTCATGCTGATCCCGACGGTCGGATTGGTAGCGGTCGGACTCGCGCTGACGGTATTCGCAGGCCAGATCATCGACATCAGTGACCGCGCCGCGAAGGATCTACAGGATCGGTCCATCTACATCGAAGCCGTCCTCGGGGACCACCGCCCGATACCGCATTCGGATATCACCGCAGAGGAGCCGCCGCGATGA
- a CDS encoding isocitrate lyase/PEP mutase family protein: MTSINEKAIALLALHQPGNPVILPTVWDAWSANLAVAGGFAALTVGSHPVSDSIGKPDNEGITFGELVRRIKQITGAVDAPVSVDIESGYGLEPAVLIEGLLDAGAVGLNIEDTVHSEGGRLREAQEHADFVGGLRQAADAAGVHVVVNARTDLFVKQVGDESDRVDRAIARLKLAADAGADVLYPVGRHDDATQIRLTSELPLPVNAIGIPDQDDPASFGPLGVARVSFGPFFQMALSNRATEILGRWA, translated from the coding sequence ATGACGTCGATCAATGAGAAAGCAATTGCTCTGCTGGCATTGCATCAGCCTGGCAATCCAGTAATCCTCCCCACGGTGTGGGACGCGTGGTCGGCGAATCTTGCGGTGGCTGGCGGGTTTGCCGCCCTGACCGTCGGCAGCCACCCGGTTTCCGATTCCATTGGTAAGCCCGACAACGAGGGCATCACGTTCGGCGAGTTGGTGCGTCGAATCAAGCAGATCACCGGCGCCGTCGACGCTCCCGTCTCCGTGGACATCGAGAGTGGCTACGGGCTCGAGCCCGCTGTTCTGATCGAAGGCTTGCTCGACGCCGGTGCTGTCGGCCTCAATATCGAGGACACCGTGCACAGTGAGGGCGGACGGCTGCGTGAGGCGCAGGAGCATGCCGATTTTGTGGGTGGGCTTCGCCAGGCCGCCGACGCAGCGGGCGTCCACGTCGTGGTCAATGCGCGTACCGATCTGTTTGTGAAGCAAGTGGGCGACGAGTCCGATCGGGTGGACCGCGCAATTGCACGCCTCAAGCTGGCTGCCGATGCGGGCGCTGATGTTCTGTATCCCGTCGGACGGCACGACGACGCTACTCAAATTCGTCTGACGTCGGAACTTCCGTTGCCGGTCAACGCAATCGGTATCCCGGATCAGGATGACCCGGCCAGTTTCGGGCCGCTCGGAGTAGCACGTGTGAGTTTCGGCCCGTTCTTCCAGATGGCGCTGTCGAATCGCGCCACCGAGATTCTGGGACGCTGGGCTTGA
- a CDS encoding NUDIX hydrolase: MKTQIIRTAALAHIRDRRLIQTRSVGKTAFYMAGGKIDPGETPEQALHREIREELDVGLVPGTVAFLDVFEAHAFGHSIDTGLHMSCYRAEMDGEPRPTSEIAEFRYFTLAEYEAMDDVAPGSLKVFQRLVSMDLID; encoded by the coding sequence GTGAAAACGCAGATCATTCGGACCGCTGCACTCGCCCATATTCGGGACCGTCGACTGATCCAGACCCGGTCGGTCGGAAAGACTGCGTTCTACATGGCCGGCGGAAAAATCGATCCCGGTGAGACGCCGGAACAGGCCCTGCATCGTGAGATCCGCGAAGAACTGGATGTGGGACTGGTGCCAGGCACTGTTGCGTTCCTGGACGTCTTCGAAGCCCATGCGTTCGGGCATTCGATTGATACCGGACTGCATATGAGTTGCTACCGTGCCGAGATGGATGGTGAGCCGAGGCCCACGAGCGAGATCGCAGAATTCCGGTACTTCACTTTGGCCGAATACGAGGCCATGGACGACGTAGCGCCCGGTTCTCTCAAAGTGTTCCAGCGACTGGTGTCGATGGATCTGATCGACTGA
- a CDS encoding Na+/H+ antiporter subunit A: MLAILLAHAVAALLAPLVVRRFGRNGFFPLALVPLASLGWVIDKWGSVQTLHITWAPGLSMDIDFRFDALSAIMAVLVLGVGTLILVYCARYFNDDEPRLGIFAAEMVAFAGAMFGLVTSDNMLLLYMFWELTTVLSFLLVGHYAERATSRRAATQALLVTTAGGLAMLVGMIILGQAGGSYNLSDLVASPPTGWLTSVAIVLILIGALSKSAIVPLHFWLPGAMAAPTPVSGYLHAAAMVKAGIYLVARLAPGYADSPPWRVTIISLGLLSMILAGWRAMRAYDLKLVLAFGTVSQLGFMMVLVGIGTRDAALAGMTMVVAHAMFKAALFMVVGIIDHTTGTRDLRKLAHLGKTAPALAIIAGLAAASMAGLPPLLGFVGKEAALESVLETDVLGHWSSIAVITVIVMGSILTVGYSIRFIWGAFGRKTLKNPSPAVSKMHAPSWLFLFAPGLLAVLGLAAGILSPQFEKLLTPYTQTLAAGPHADYHLALWHGFNTPLLLTCIVIAGGFALYIAQRQISRLHFEHPPLGNADRIYDATLRGMDTISMRLTGATQRGSLPRTQSTILATLVIVPLVLLIIDTRTGVDMRLWDSPIQFTIALMMIAAALAAIVMRNRLAAVILVGLTGYGCGVLFALHGAPDLALTQFLVETLTLVIFVLVLRKFPAEVDESKAIGFKLPRAILAVAVGATVTTIAAYAVNARNTRPIYELLPDAAYTIGNGKNVVNVLLVDIRAWDTLGEISVLLVAATGVASLVFRNRRFGIAPRVADAPSVIVDKAAANSDTTWLRGGDLIDPRYRSLVLEVTTRLVFPAIMVLSIYFFFSGHNAPGGGFAGGLTAGLALVLRYLAGGRYELGEAVPIDAGKILGLGLALSAGTAIISLFLGAPALSSAVFEFTLPLIGHVKLVTALFFDLGVYLIVVGLVLDVLRSLGARLDAEIEVKAS, translated from the coding sequence TTGCTCGCTATTCTGCTTGCCCATGCCGTTGCCGCCCTCTTGGCTCCGCTTGTGGTGCGCAGGTTCGGGCGAAACGGTTTCTTTCCACTCGCACTGGTACCGCTGGCCAGCCTCGGCTGGGTCATCGACAAATGGGGCAGCGTCCAAACGCTGCACATCACCTGGGCTCCGGGCCTGTCGATGGACATCGACTTCAGATTCGACGCGCTCTCCGCGATCATGGCTGTCCTGGTCTTGGGCGTCGGCACCCTGATCCTGGTTTACTGCGCACGATATTTCAACGACGACGAACCCCGTCTGGGGATTTTCGCGGCCGAGATGGTTGCCTTCGCCGGCGCGATGTTCGGCCTCGTGACCAGTGACAACATGTTGCTGCTGTACATGTTCTGGGAACTGACCACAGTGCTGTCGTTCCTGTTGGTCGGCCATTACGCCGAGCGTGCCACCAGTCGCCGCGCCGCCACCCAGGCTTTGCTGGTGACCACTGCGGGTGGTCTCGCCATGTTGGTCGGCATGATCATTCTCGGCCAGGCCGGCGGCAGCTACAACCTCTCCGACCTCGTCGCGTCGCCGCCCACCGGTTGGCTGACGTCCGTCGCGATCGTGCTGATCCTGATCGGTGCATTGTCCAAATCCGCGATCGTGCCCCTGCACTTCTGGCTCCCCGGAGCTATGGCTGCGCCCACCCCCGTCAGCGGTTACCTCCACGCTGCGGCCATGGTCAAAGCCGGTATCTACCTGGTCGCGCGCCTCGCTCCGGGCTATGCCGATTCACCACCGTGGCGGGTCACCATCATCAGCCTCGGGTTGCTGTCGATGATCCTCGCCGGTTGGCGAGCCATGCGGGCCTACGACCTCAAACTCGTACTCGCCTTCGGAACCGTCAGCCAACTCGGATTCATGATGGTGCTGGTCGGAATCGGTACGCGCGACGCAGCCCTCGCCGGTATGACGATGGTCGTTGCGCATGCCATGTTCAAGGCGGCACTCTTCATGGTCGTCGGCATCATCGACCACACCACCGGCACCCGCGACCTGCGCAAACTCGCCCATCTGGGCAAGACGGCCCCGGCTCTGGCGATTATCGCCGGACTGGCCGCCGCAAGTATGGCCGGACTACCGCCACTCCTCGGATTTGTCGGTAAGGAAGCCGCACTCGAGTCGGTACTCGAAACCGACGTGCTCGGACACTGGTCGTCGATCGCCGTCATCACCGTCATCGTGATGGGCTCGATCCTCACCGTCGGCTACAGCATCCGCTTCATCTGGGGCGCTTTCGGACGCAAGACACTCAAGAATCCCAGCCCCGCCGTCAGCAAGATGCATGCCCCGAGCTGGCTGTTCCTGTTCGCGCCGGGCTTGCTCGCAGTCCTCGGTTTGGCCGCCGGAATCCTGTCGCCGCAGTTCGAGAAGCTGCTGACGCCCTACACACAAACCCTCGCAGCCGGCCCGCACGCCGATTACCACCTGGCTCTGTGGCACGGATTCAACACTCCGCTGCTACTAACCTGCATCGTCATCGCCGGCGGTTTTGCGCTCTACATCGCGCAACGCCAGATCAGCCGCCTGCACTTCGAGCATCCCCCACTCGGCAACGCCGACCGTATCTACGACGCCACCCTGCGCGGCATGGACACCATCTCCATGCGTCTGACCGGCGCCACGCAGCGTGGTTCGCTCCCCCGGACGCAGTCGACCATCCTCGCGACGCTTGTCATCGTTCCGCTGGTCCTGTTGATCATCGACACTCGCACGGGTGTGGATATGCGGTTGTGGGATTCCCCCATCCAGTTCACGATCGCGCTGATGATGATCGCCGCGGCACTTGCTGCCATCGTCATGCGCAACCGTCTGGCCGCCGTCATTCTCGTCGGCCTCACGGGTTACGGCTGCGGTGTCCTGTTCGCCTTGCACGGTGCCCCGGACCTGGCGCTCACCCAATTCCTGGTCGAGACTCTGACTCTCGTGATCTTCGTGCTGGTACTTCGAAAGTTCCCGGCCGAAGTCGACGAGAGCAAGGCCATCGGGTTCAAACTGCCGCGCGCGATCCTGGCCGTCGCCGTCGGCGCCACCGTCACCACGATTGCCGCGTACGCCGTCAACGCACGCAACACCCGTCCGATCTACGAACTCCTGCCCGACGCCGCGTACACCATCGGTAACGGCAAGAACGTCGTCAACGTTCTCCTCGTGGACATCCGTGCGTGGGACACCCTCGGCGAGATTTCGGTGCTGCTCGTTGCCGCGACCGGCGTTGCCAGCCTCGTGTTCCGCAACCGCCGCTTCGGTATCGCGCCCCGCGTCGCCGACGCACCGTCGGTGATCGTCGACAAAGCTGCCGCCAACTCCGATACGACGTGGCTGCGCGGCGGCGATCTCATCGACCCGCGCTACCGCTCCCTCGTCCTGGAAGTCACCACCCGTTTGGTCTTCCCCGCGATCATGGTGCTGTCGATCTACTTCTTCTTCTCCGGCCACAATGCACCCGGCGGCGGTTTTGCCGGCGGCCTGACGGCCGGTCTCGCGCTCGTTCTGCGCTACCTCGCCGGTGGCCGCTACGAACTCGGTGAAGCCGTGCCCATCGACGCCGGAAAGATCCTCGGATTGGGCCTCGCGCTCTCGGCCGGTACCGCCATCATCTCGCTGTTCCTCGGCGCCCCGGCTCTCTCGTCGGCGGTCTTCGAGTTCACCCTCCCACTCATCGGCCACGTCAAACTGGTCACCGCGCTGTTCTTCGACCTCGGTGTCTACCTCATCGTCGTCGGCCTGGTGCTGGACGTACTCCGAAGTCTCGGCGCCCGCCTCGACGCAGAAATCGAGGTGAAGGCATCGTGA
- a CDS encoding TetR/AcrR family transcriptional regulator, which yields MTNTAAKPTLREKQKQQTRADLVEAADALFTERGYAAVTVEDIVGRVGCSRATFYLHFPGKLDILKALGSNTVMSSTLAIFTDLDRVLESGSRDEFAGWINRALDWCRDHHHLMRAWDEAMVLEPEFRALARAGISALPNAMTSYLARWPEERRDEAKLRVELLLTQIERFFIRWAEQGAITAGADAAADVLTDIWFPALTPPA from the coding sequence ATGACCAACACTGCGGCCAAGCCGACTCTGCGCGAAAAGCAGAAGCAGCAAACACGCGCAGACCTCGTAGAAGCTGCCGACGCACTCTTCACCGAACGCGGCTACGCGGCCGTCACAGTGGAGGACATCGTCGGCCGTGTCGGATGCAGCCGAGCCACCTTCTACCTGCACTTCCCCGGCAAACTCGACATCCTCAAAGCCCTCGGATCGAATACCGTCATGTCCAGCACGCTCGCGATTTTCACCGACCTGGACCGCGTTCTCGAATCCGGTTCACGCGACGAATTTGCCGGATGGATCAACCGAGCGCTCGACTGGTGCCGCGATCACCACCACCTGATGCGCGCCTGGGACGAGGCCATGGTTCTCGAACCCGAATTCCGCGCCCTCGCCCGCGCCGGCATCTCCGCCCTGCCCAATGCGATGACGTCGTACCTCGCTCGCTGGCCGGAAGAACGACGCGACGAAGCAAAACTTCGAGTTGAACTGCTACTCACCCAGATCGAGCGCTTCTTCATCCGCTGGGCCGAGCAGGGCGCAATCACGGCCGGCGCCGACGCGGCCGCCGACGTCCTGACCGACATCTGGTTCCCTGCACTGACACCCCCAGCCTGA
- a CDS encoding DUF2804 domain-containing protein: MSNRVLTPGPLLDAHGHLVEAGWSSSEVRTYQRSAVKAPKFRLKEWDYYCVLTPDYGIALTVADNGYMGLLGVSWLDFTTPHEVTESLMLPFPMGRLGLPGSADSGDVVISKGKVRFEFRHVDGGRRLVVDYPAFDGGKGFSADLFLQSPADDRMVIATPFPKAPRSFYYNQKINCLPAAGTVRIGEQEFAFAPEDAFGVLDWGRGVWTYDNTWYWGSASGLVNGERFGFNIGYGFGDTSAASENIVFVNGVAHKLDRLEFELPHGTYDGAPWKFTSNDGRFEMKFEPIIDRAATFNVGVLRSIQHQVFGKFSGTVVLDDGSTVTVHDLLGFAEEVRNRW, translated from the coding sequence TTGAGTAATCGGGTTCTGACGCCCGGCCCGCTTCTTGATGCTCACGGGCATCTCGTCGAAGCGGGCTGGTCGTCGTCGGAGGTTCGGACGTATCAGCGTTCCGCCGTGAAGGCGCCCAAGTTTCGCCTCAAGGAGTGGGACTACTACTGCGTGCTCACGCCGGATTACGGCATCGCGTTGACTGTCGCGGACAACGGTTACATGGGCTTGCTCGGTGTTTCGTGGCTGGACTTCACGACGCCGCACGAGGTCACGGAAAGCCTGATGCTGCCGTTTCCGATGGGCAGGCTCGGGCTGCCGGGAAGTGCTGATTCCGGCGATGTTGTGATATCGAAGGGCAAGGTGCGCTTCGAGTTTCGGCATGTGGATGGTGGGCGCCGGTTGGTCGTCGACTATCCGGCATTTGACGGCGGGAAGGGATTCTCGGCCGACCTGTTTCTGCAGAGTCCGGCTGACGATCGCATGGTGATCGCGACGCCGTTCCCGAAGGCTCCCCGGTCGTTTTACTACAACCAGAAGATCAACTGCCTACCCGCTGCCGGGACTGTTCGGATTGGTGAGCAGGAATTTGCATTTGCTCCGGAAGATGCTTTCGGAGTGCTGGATTGGGGCCGAGGCGTCTGGACGTATGACAACACTTGGTACTGGGGTTCGGCCTCGGGGTTGGTGAACGGCGAGCGGTTTGGCTTTAACATCGGTTACGGATTCGGTGATACCTCAGCGGCCAGTGAGAACATCGTTTTTGTGAATGGTGTTGCGCACAAACTCGATCGGCTCGAGTTCGAGCTTCCGCACGGAACCTACGACGGCGCACCGTGGAAGTTCACGAGTAACGACGGCCGCTTCGAGATGAAGTTCGAGCCGATCATCGACCGAGCTGCGACGTTCAATGTCGGCGTACTGCGCTCGATCCAGCACCAGGTCTTCGGAAAGTTCTCCGGCACTGTTGTTCTCGATGACGGAAGCACTGTCACGGTTCATGATCTCCTCGGGTTCGCGGAGGAAGTTCGGAACCGATGGTAA
- a CDS encoding Na(+)/H(+) antiporter subunit C has protein sequence MSANFIMLVLVGVLISTGVYLLIERSITRMLLGLLLFGNGINLLILTVGGGDGNPPIVGRESVHEKIADPLAQGMILTAIVITMGIAAFVLALAYRSFKINTADAVEDDPEDTKVIKRRLPADAPDHDRSDDPVTGAPSIGGDAFDKDGNPIPLEQLVNLEDIECYDDLHDGDFEDEPVPDWATDLARKQESDKRKGGARS, from the coding sequence GTGAGTGCCAATTTCATAATGCTGGTCTTGGTCGGTGTGCTGATCTCGACGGGCGTCTACCTACTGATCGAACGCAGCATCACCCGAATGTTGTTGGGCCTGCTCCTGTTCGGCAACGGCATCAATCTCCTGATCCTCACCGTCGGCGGTGGTGACGGAAATCCGCCGATCGTGGGCCGTGAATCGGTGCACGAGAAAATCGCGGATCCCCTGGCTCAGGGCATGATCCTGACGGCCATCGTCATCACGATGGGCATCGCCGCCTTCGTTCTGGCACTGGCGTACCGATCTTTCAAGATCAACACCGCCGACGCCGTCGAAGACGATCCCGAGGACACCAAGGTCATCAAGCGTCGACTCCCCGCCGACGCCCCCGACCACGACCGTTCCGACGACCCCGTCACGGGCGCCCCCAGCATCGGCGGCGACGCATTCGACAAGGACGGCAACCCCATTCCCCTCGAACAGTTGGTCAACCTCGAGGACATCGAGTGCTACGACGACCTTCACGACGGCGACTTCGAGGACGAACCGGTGCCCGACTGGGCTACCGACCTTGCACGTAAACAGGAATCCGACAAGCGCAAGGGAGGTGCTCGCTCATGA
- a CDS encoding monovalent cation/H+ antiporter complex subunit F yields MSGFITTTLIVSGVILVIAALLTTFRLIDGPSSLDRLVALDTIVAVAICGLAVWAAYSADTTIIPAIVALALVGFIGSVSVARFRVSDR; encoded by the coding sequence ATGAGCGGGTTCATCACCACCACCCTGATCGTCTCCGGGGTAATTCTCGTGATTGCAGCGCTACTGACAACATTTCGGCTGATCGATGGGCCCAGCTCACTGGACCGGTTGGTCGCGCTGGATACCATCGTCGCCGTCGCGATCTGTGGACTCGCGGTGTGGGCTGCCTACAGCGCCGACACCACCATCATTCCCGCGATCGTGGCCTTGGCCCTCGTCGGATTCATCGGCTCCGTCTCCGTCGCACGATTCCGGGTGAGTGACCGATGA
- a CDS encoding cytochrome P450 has protein sequence MTISDTTRTPNLPVGFDVTDPDILADRVPFEEFAELRRSAPIWWCEQPPTVGGFQDEGYWVVSRHADVKEVSQRSDVFSSWENTAIPRFTDDMPREAVEMQRASLINKDAPEHTQQRKLISKLFTPRSINGMRDELDRRARNIVETAIAEGPGDFVKQVASELPLQAIADLLGVPQEDREKLFKWSNEMMGYDDPEYVGDPAASSIEVLGYAYQMADARRNCPADDIVTTLVQADIDGDALLPEDFGFFVLTLAVAGNETTRNAITHGMIAFLENPEQWELYKKERPKTTADEIVRWATPVTAFQRTALEDTELAGVSIKKGQRVVMLYSSANFDEEVFENPMTFDITRNPNPHLGFGGTGAHFCIGANLARMEIDLMFNAIADNMPDITKLGDPRRLRSGWINGIKEFQVDYKGGSEGTGCPVAH, from the coding sequence ATGACCATCTCGGACACAACTCGCACACCCAATCTGCCGGTCGGATTCGACGTCACCGATCCCGACATCCTGGCCGACCGCGTTCCGTTCGAAGAATTTGCGGAACTGCGTCGTAGCGCACCCATCTGGTGGTGTGAGCAGCCGCCCACCGTCGGCGGATTCCAGGACGAGGGCTACTGGGTTGTGTCGCGTCACGCCGATGTCAAAGAGGTCAGCCAGCGCAGTGACGTCTTCTCGAGCTGGGAGAACACTGCAATTCCGCGCTTCACCGATGACATGCCGCGTGAAGCTGTCGAGATGCAGCGCGCCAGCCTGATCAACAAGGATGCACCCGAGCACACCCAACAGCGCAAGCTGATCTCCAAGCTGTTCACGCCGCGCTCGATCAACGGCATGCGCGACGAATTGGACCGTCGGGCACGCAACATCGTCGAAACCGCCATCGCTGAAGGCCCCGGCGATTTTGTGAAGCAGGTGGCCAGTGAGCTGCCGCTGCAGGCGATTGCCGACTTGCTCGGCGTCCCGCAGGAGGATCGCGAGAAGCTCTTCAAGTGGTCCAACGAGATGATGGGCTACGACGACCCGGAGTATGTGGGTGATCCGGCCGCCTCGTCCATCGAGGTGCTCGGATACGCGTACCAAATGGCAGATGCGCGTCGTAACTGCCCGGCCGACGACATCGTCACCACTCTCGTTCAGGCTGACATCGACGGCGACGCTCTTCTCCCCGAAGACTTCGGATTCTTCGTACTGACCCTCGCCGTTGCCGGCAACGAGACGACGCGTAATGCCATCACACACGGCATGATCGCTTTCCTCGAAAACCCCGAGCAGTGGGAGCTGTACAAGAAGGAGCGTCCCAAGACGACGGCCGACGAGATCGTCCGTTGGGCAACTCCGGTCACCGCGTTCCAGCGCACCGCCCTCGAAGACACCGAACTGGCCGGCGTCTCGATCAAGAAGGGCCAGCGCGTTGTCATGCTTTACAGCTCGGCCAACTTCGACGAAGAGGTCTTCGAGAACCCGATGACCTTCGACATCACTCGTAACCCCAATCCGCACTTGGGTTTCGGTGGCACGGGCGCACACTTCTGCATCGGCGCCAACCTTGCGCGCATGGAAATCGACCTCATGTTCAACGCGATTGCCGACAACATGCCGGACATCACCAAGCTCGGTGACCCGCGCCGCCTGCGTTCCGGCTGGATCAACGGCATCAAGGAATTTCAGGTGGATTACAAGGGTGGTTCAGAGGGGACAGGTTGCCCGGTAGCTCACTAG
- a CDS encoding Na+/H+ antiporter subunit E: MKRELVLRVGILVWLTFVWVLLWGNVSYGNIFGGLVVGIVIMVLLPLPRVPVEGRVHILSILRLAWVIVYYAVLSSIQVAWLAIRPSPPPVTGVLRYQLGIKSDLVLTLCIDVLNLIPGTMVLEIDQNRRIVYVHVLDVGSQKSVSAFYRSVEDLERLFIASFERDSDWQPSPWHQRDYEFDAPRAEDQ; encoded by the coding sequence ATGAAACGTGAACTGGTACTCCGCGTCGGAATCTTGGTGTGGCTGACATTCGTGTGGGTTCTGTTGTGGGGCAACGTCAGCTACGGCAACATCTTCGGCGGGCTCGTCGTGGGCATCGTCATCATGGTCCTGCTGCCGCTCCCCCGGGTACCCGTCGAAGGCCGCGTGCATATTCTCTCGATCCTGCGTCTGGCCTGGGTGATCGTCTACTACGCAGTGCTGTCGAGCATCCAGGTTGCGTGGCTGGCGATCAGGCCGTCACCGCCTCCCGTCACCGGGGTCCTGCGATACCAGCTCGGCATCAAATCCGATCTGGTGCTCACCCTCTGCATCGACGTCCTGAATCTCATCCCCGGAACCATGGTTCTCGAGATCGACCAGAACCGTCGGATCGTCTACGTCCACGTACTCGATGTCGGCTCGCAGAAATCCGTCAGCGCGTTCTATCGGTCCGTCGAAGATCTCGAGCGCCTGTTCATCGCATCCTTCGAGCGTGATTCCGACTGGCAACCCAGCCCGTGGCACCAACGCGACTACGAATTCGATGCACCCCGAGCGGAGGACCAGTAA